One genomic window of Gracilinema caldarium DSM 7334 includes the following:
- the ribE gene encoding 6,7-dimethyl-8-ribityllumazine synthase, which produces MKVIEGNLIAQKIRVGIVAGRFNEFIVSKLLEGALDGLKRHGIDDKDIIVIWVPGAFEIPLIAKKLAEKKEIDVVICLGAVIRGSTPHFDYVAAEVSKGIAQVSLSMGKPVIFGVLTTENIEQAIERAGIKAGNKGYDAALSAIEMVNLLHTLCE; this is translated from the coding sequence ATGAAAGTAATAGAAGGAAATCTCATTGCTCAAAAGATTCGAGTTGGAATTGTGGCGGGAAGATTTAATGAGTTCATTGTCTCAAAATTGCTCGAAGGAGCGCTTGATGGACTAAAACGACATGGTATAGACGACAAAGATATCATTGTGATCTGGGTTCCAGGTGCTTTTGAAATCCCCCTCATAGCAAAAAAACTGGCCGAAAAAAAAGAAATTGATGTGGTTATCTGTCTTGGGGCGGTAATCCGAGGATCAACACCACATTTTGACTATGTAGCTGCTGAAGTATCGAAAGGAATTGCTCAAGTCTCTTTATCTATGGGAAAACCTGTGATTTTTGGAGTTCTCACGACAGAGAACATAGAACAGGCTATTGAACGTGCAGGAATAAAGGCGGGAAATAAAGGTTATGATGCTGCTCTAAGTGCCATAGAGATGGTAAAT
- a CDS encoding bifunctional 3,4-dihydroxy-2-butanone-4-phosphate synthase/GTP cyclohydrolase II, with protein sequence MNRVDEAIKAFRAGKMVIITDHPERENEGDLCIDAQFVTPEIINFMAHFACGLICVPMEQRRLQELELQPMVYTNEDNHRTAFTVSVDHKETTTGISAFERSYTIQKLIDTSCGPFDFRKPGHVFPLAGCTGGVLERQGHTEAVLDLVKLSRSGIPDVTNKAVAGVICEILNSDGSMARQKSLENFAKTHNLCMISVDDLIRYRKEQECGVTRETETILPTKYGNFKLIGYTENITKKEHVVLTMGDVSGARPVLCRIHSECLTGDAFGSLRCDCGEQFKEALRLISTEGRGVLVYLRQEGRGIGLINKLKAYALQDTGVDTVDANLQIGFPADMRDYRVGALILKDLGVQKVRLITNNPQKIKSIEQNGIQVSQRIPICVQANEYNTFYLQTKQKRMCHQLELIDR encoded by the coding sequence ATGAATAGAGTTGATGAAGCGATTAAAGCCTTTAGAGCGGGAAAAATGGTAATTATTACAGATCATCCAGAACGGGAAAATGAAGGAGATCTTTGTATTGATGCTCAATTTGTTACTCCTGAAATTATTAATTTTATGGCTCATTTTGCTTGTGGTCTTATCTGTGTTCCCATGGAGCAAAGGAGATTACAAGAACTTGAACTTCAGCCAATGGTTTATACCAATGAAGATAATCATAGAACTGCCTTTACGGTTTCTGTAGATCATAAAGAGACAACAACAGGAATTTCTGCCTTTGAGCGATCCTACACGATACAAAAGCTCATAGATACATCTTGTGGCCCCTTCGATTTTCGAAAACCTGGGCATGTTTTTCCCCTTGCTGGCTGTACTGGTGGCGTTTTGGAACGACAAGGACATACAGAAGCGGTTCTCGATCTGGTCAAACTTTCCAGAAGTGGAATACCAGATGTAACAAATAAAGCTGTTGCAGGTGTGATATGCGAAATACTTAATTCAGATGGTTCTATGGCTCGACAGAAATCACTGGAAAATTTTGCAAAAACGCATAACCTTTGCATGATAAGTGTTGATGATCTTATAAGGTATAGAAAAGAACAAGAATGTGGTGTTACGAGGGAAACCGAGACTATTCTTCCAACAAAATATGGAAACTTCAAACTTATAGGCTATACAGAAAACATCACTAAAAAGGAACATGTTGTGCTTACTATGGGTGATGTTTCGGGTGCTCGACCTGTACTCTGTCGAATCCATTCTGAGTGTCTTACAGGGGATGCCTTCGGTTCACTACGATGCGACTGTGGTGAACAGTTTAAAGAAGCATTAAGATTAATTTCTACCGAAGGTCGTGGCGTGCTTGTGTATCTCCGGCAAGAAGGCCGTGGGATAGGACTAATCAATAAATTAAAAGCCTACGCTTTGCAAGATACTGGGGTGGATACGGTTGATGCAAATTTACAAATTGGTTTTCCAGCGGATATGCGAGATTATCGGGTTGGAGCTTTGATATTAAAAGATCTAGGTGTACAAAAGGTACGGCTTATAACCAATAACCCACAAAAAATTAAAAGTATAGAACAAAATGGTATACAGGTCTCTCAACGAATTCCCATTTGTGTTCAAGCCAATGAGTATAATACATTTTATTTACAAACTAAACAAAAACGTATGTGTCATCAACTTGAACTCATCGATAGATAA